In Symmachiella dynata, the following are encoded in one genomic region:
- a CDS encoding DUF1580 domain-containing protein → MIDLSTEDVFPVSEAPKHIPGRPSQASCWRWVLHGVGGIKLESILIGGKRFVSAEAVQRFCDRRTALADGDTRPVRTSRQQERAMQQAERDFDANV, encoded by the coding sequence ATGATCGACCTATCGACCGAAGACGTATTTCCGGTCTCTGAGGCACCGAAACATATTCCCGGGCGTCCCTCTCAGGCAAGCTGCTGGCGTTGGGTGTTGCACGGCGTTGGCGGTATCAAGCTCGAATCCATTCTGATCGGCGGGAAGCGGTTCGTTTCTGCCGAGGCAGTCCAAAGATTCTGCGATCGGCGAACAGCGTTAGCCGACGGCGACACTCGGCCCGTCCGGACATCACGACAGCAGGAGCGGGCCATGCAGCAGGCTGAGCGTGATTTCGACGCCAACGTCTAA
- a CDS encoding DNA primase family protein — translation MKRPREADPYKAKLPEIAYVHGQTDSAHATRFVDQYQQEVLYVPPWKRWLSWDGTRWVDDSGVGVLQRAKRYSKALWAEVVKIAPHLDRDDLAKVVTAIKQANQASKIRSFLELAAVDERIVCQVDELNADPKLLNVPNGTVDLETGELRPHNPADRITQLANVAYDPSAKCPNWERMLSLVFNKDDDVIRYVQRLLGYSLSGDTGEHILPIAWGKGCNGKSTIWNVVTDLLGEYATLANDDLLLGEKTNHPTEKAALYQKRFVAISEPEHNSSLREARVKELTGDRTITARRMKEDFWSFERSHTFWLSTNHLPRINGTDDGIWRRVKLIPFTVDLRKVVDPIPDYDVWLVQNEGRGILAWLVRGFLEYRKVGLQEPQTVTEATGRYRDDSDPLGDFLAEHCVEESGAVGVASELYHTYSESGGKWSSTAFGRAMAERYTKTKETSGPNRNKNVYLGVRLRDDFEDFDQTTPGGDH, via the coding sequence ATGAAGCGTCCAAGGGAGGCCGATCCGTACAAGGCCAAGCTACCAGAGATTGCCTACGTTCACGGCCAGACCGACTCGGCACACGCTACCCGATTCGTGGATCAGTACCAACAAGAAGTGCTCTACGTGCCACCGTGGAAGCGGTGGCTCTCCTGGGACGGCACGCGATGGGTGGACGACAGCGGCGTCGGAGTCCTTCAGCGAGCCAAGCGATACAGCAAGGCACTATGGGCGGAAGTGGTAAAAATCGCCCCGCATCTTGACCGGGATGATCTGGCCAAAGTCGTCACGGCCATTAAACAGGCCAACCAAGCGAGCAAGATTCGCAGCTTCCTTGAGCTTGCCGCTGTCGATGAGAGAATTGTCTGCCAAGTCGACGAGCTAAACGCGGATCCGAAGTTGCTCAACGTCCCCAATGGCACCGTCGACCTAGAGACGGGCGAACTACGTCCCCACAATCCGGCCGACCGCATCACTCAATTGGCCAATGTCGCCTACGATCCCAGCGCAAAATGCCCAAATTGGGAGCGTATGTTGTCCCTTGTGTTCAATAAGGATGATGACGTTATCCGCTACGTCCAGCGACTACTTGGCTACTCGCTCAGCGGCGACACGGGCGAACATATCCTGCCCATCGCTTGGGGAAAGGGCTGCAACGGGAAGTCCACGATCTGGAATGTCGTCACCGATCTTCTGGGCGAGTACGCTACCTTGGCCAATGACGATCTGCTTCTTGGCGAAAAGACCAACCATCCAACTGAGAAGGCGGCGCTGTACCAGAAGCGGTTCGTCGCCATCTCCGAACCGGAACACAATTCGTCGCTCCGAGAGGCCCGAGTCAAAGAACTGACCGGCGACCGCACCATTACCGCTAGGCGGATGAAAGAGGACTTCTGGTCCTTCGAGCGGTCTCATACCTTCTGGCTCAGCACAAACCACCTGCCACGCATCAACGGCACCGATGACGGCATCTGGCGACGCGTGAAGCTGATCCCCTTCACGGTCGACTTGCGGAAGGTCGTGGACCCGATCCCCGACTACGACGTCTGGCTCGTCCAGAACGAAGGACGCGGCATCCTCGCGTGGCTGGTCCGCGGATTCTTGGAGTATCGCAAGGTCGGACTTCAGGAACCCCAAACCGTTACGGAAGCGACCGGGCGCTATCGCGATGATTCCGACCCCCTGGGTGACTTTCTCGCCGAACATTGCGTCGAGGAGTCCGGAGCTGTGGGCGTGGCCTCGGAACTGTACCACACCTACTCAGAGAGCGGAGGTAAGTGGAGCTCTACCGCGTTCGGGCGGGCCATGGCCGAGAGGTATACAAAAACCAAGGAGACCAGCGGGCCAAACCGAAACAAGAATGTCTACCTGGGTGTGAGGTTGCGGGACGATTTCGAGGACTTCGACCAAACCACTCCGGGAGGTGATCATTGA
- a CDS encoding PAS domain S-box protein, with amino-acid sequence MSNSTTDRNLLFGLIAMQSDLIDMRQFVDACTLWGSRKESSLAEILVEQQWLLPEDREHVEYLLERRMKKAGGNVRKSLSAIPDDVKTALQSIGNRDIGKSLQAVQTDQRITTSVAITPPHRPDERITRRGLHSTGGIGHVWLAHDKLLDREIALKELKIDQSQSAINRERFFREAQITAQLTHPGTVPVFDYVDDGGRSFYTMKFVKGRTFTEVIADFHQWRRQNAKTGVSSQLVQLLTQFVSICHTIAYAHSQRVIHRDLKSENVLVGNFGEVVVLDWGLAKRLDDQEQLAETIPANPDATIIASERDPRHSSQTMQGDKLGTPAYMSPEQARGEVGMIDERTDIYGLAAILYEILVGDPPFLGKSIIEVLEHVIHDAPRPPSDCVDGIPAELERMCLKGLAKKRDDRQQSAEELAGEIQLWIAERAERKRTEQERERFFNLSLDLLTILDTSGRLTQTNPAWETVLGWTTAELEDKPVWELIDPLDHERATKNHARILSGEPLTQMEYRCICRDGGYRWILWNAKLIPGESSIYLVGRDITERKQTEQTFQNLLESAPDAMVVVNDNGTIVLVNAQLERLFGYPRDQLLGQPIETLVPEQFRAEHPAKVAAFIANPNARPMGAGLELYGERNDGTIFPVEISLSPVETEQGMLISCAIRNIEKRQKEQQRLQAILDSTPDAMVIVDRSRKIIMANQQVQRLFGFGPDELVGEEIEILVPQRYRPGHPSKFAAFAENPEFRPMGTNLELFGQRKDGSEFPVEISLSSFTSDDESFFISTIRDTTGRKRS; translated from the coding sequence ATGTCCAACTCAACAACCGACCGCAATCTGCTGTTTGGTTTGATTGCGATGCAAAGCGATCTGATCGACATGCGGCAATTCGTCGATGCTTGCACTCTGTGGGGATCGCGAAAGGAGAGTTCACTCGCCGAAATCTTAGTGGAACAACAATGGCTGCTGCCGGAAGACCGGGAACACGTAGAGTACCTGCTTGAGCGCCGCATGAAAAAAGCGGGCGGGAACGTACGCAAATCGCTCTCCGCAATTCCCGACGATGTGAAAACGGCGCTGCAGAGCATCGGCAACCGCGACATCGGGAAATCGCTGCAAGCAGTGCAAACCGATCAGCGAATCACGACGTCAGTCGCCATCACGCCACCGCACCGACCAGATGAGCGGATTACCCGGCGCGGCTTGCACTCGACGGGCGGAATCGGACACGTTTGGCTGGCCCACGACAAGCTGCTCGATCGCGAAATCGCGCTGAAGGAACTGAAAATCGATCAGTCCCAATCGGCAATCAACCGCGAGCGGTTTTTTCGAGAGGCGCAAATTACCGCCCAGTTGACACATCCGGGAACGGTTCCGGTTTTCGATTATGTCGACGACGGCGGGCGCAGCTTTTATACAATGAAATTCGTGAAAGGCCGCACTTTCACCGAGGTCATCGCGGACTTTCACCAATGGCGGCGACAAAATGCCAAAACCGGTGTCAGCAGCCAGTTGGTGCAATTGCTGACTCAGTTTGTCAGTATTTGCCACACAATCGCATATGCCCACTCGCAACGAGTGATCCACCGCGACTTGAAATCTGAAAACGTATTGGTCGGCAATTTCGGCGAAGTGGTCGTGCTCGATTGGGGACTCGCCAAGCGACTCGACGATCAAGAACAACTCGCCGAGACAATACCCGCAAACCCCGACGCCACAATCATCGCGTCGGAACGCGATCCCCGCCACTCATCCCAGACGATGCAAGGGGACAAACTAGGCACACCCGCATATATGTCGCCCGAACAGGCCCGCGGCGAAGTCGGCATGATCGATGAACGGACCGACATTTACGGGCTCGCTGCGATTTTATACGAGATTTTGGTCGGTGATCCTCCGTTTCTCGGAAAGAGTATCATCGAAGTGTTAGAGCACGTCATTCATGACGCACCCCGGCCGCCCAGTGATTGTGTGGATGGAATTCCGGCGGAATTGGAAAGGATGTGTCTTAAAGGATTGGCCAAGAAACGGGATGATCGGCAGCAGTCAGCTGAAGAATTGGCTGGAGAGATTCAATTATGGATTGCCGAACGCGCAGAACGAAAACGGACAGAGCAGGAACGTGAACGCTTCTTCAATTTGTCGCTCGACTTGCTAACGATTCTCGATACATCAGGTCGTTTGACGCAGACGAATCCAGCATGGGAAACGGTTCTGGGCTGGACGACCGCGGAACTAGAGGATAAGCCGGTCTGGGAATTGATCGACCCACTCGATCATGAGCGTGCGACCAAAAATCATGCGCGGATCCTCTCCGGCGAGCCGCTGACACAAATGGAATATCGCTGCATTTGCCGCGATGGCGGATATCGCTGGATCCTTTGGAATGCCAAATTGATCCCCGGCGAGTCCTCCATTTATCTAGTCGGTCGGGACATCACGGAACGCAAACAAACCGAGCAGACCTTTCAAAACCTGCTCGAATCCGCTCCGGATGCAATGGTCGTTGTCAACGACAACGGGACGATCGTTTTAGTCAATGCGCAACTCGAACGACTGTTTGGCTACCCGCGAGATCAGCTGTTGGGCCAGCCCATCGAAACCTTGGTCCCCGAGCAATTTCGCGCCGAGCATCCGGCGAAGGTCGCGGCTTTTATTGCCAATCCGAACGCCCGCCCCATGGGCGCCGGCCTTGAATTGTATGGTGAGCGAAACGACGGAACAATTTTCCCCGTAGAAATCAGTCTCAGCCCCGTCGAAACCGAACAGGGCATGCTGATATCCTGCGCTATCCGTAATATTGAAAAACGCCAGAAGGAACAGCAAAGGCTGCAAGCGATACTCGATTCAACACCCGATGCCATGGTGATCGTCGACCGGAGCCGCAAGATCATTATGGCGAATCAACAAGTGCAGCGTCTATTTGGTTTCGGCCCCGATGAGTTAGTAGGCGAAGAGATCGAGATTCTCGTACCGCAACGGTATCGCCCCGGCCACCCCTCAAAGTTCGCCGCCTTCGCTGAGAATCCGGAGTTCCGCCCGATGGGTACGAACCTGGAACTGTTCGGCCAACGTAAGGATGGATCAGAATTCCCCGTCGAGATCAGCCTGAGTTCGTTCACAAGCGACGACGAATCATTTTTCATCAGCACAATTCGGGATACCACCGGTCGCAAGCGGTCGTGA
- a CDS encoding YybH family protein: MKLPKYTMLISPVCLAVGVYLGLSLVATGESPTKKGNNPRPSAEVPRGELLSVAAARPAKPQESSGTVSQKVGGDKPFVIPAAEKPFWDSAQAYVDAYAKRDANAIGELFTEDAEFYDEFGEQTEGRGAIVAMFQDVFDTDAQAMIEGIVIERVKHISDDVVIESGEVVASDYDDGPLYRNKYVAIHKKDKDGTWRINTLKDLPREEASRQEQLAQLSWLIGEWVNEDRDSVVHTDCEFSEDGNFLLRRFTVETYDGRTLDGLQRIGWDGDQKKLRSWTFDSEGGYLTGEWTRDGNRWLLINSGVNADGKAVSGTAVYTVIDAEMVTWQLQNIVVGKEIIGTGPLVTMVPRPPEPKSTAK, encoded by the coding sequence ATGAAACTTCCCAAGTACACGATGTTGATATCACCGGTCTGTTTAGCGGTGGGTGTCTATTTAGGGCTATCACTCGTCGCCACCGGAGAGAGCCCCACGAAAAAAGGCAACAATCCGCGCCCCAGTGCGGAGGTGCCGCGGGGGGAATTGCTATCGGTTGCTGCCGCCAGGCCAGCGAAGCCACAAGAATCCAGTGGGACCGTTTCCCAAAAAGTCGGCGGCGACAAACCGTTCGTGATTCCCGCCGCTGAAAAACCGTTCTGGGACAGCGCTCAGGCATATGTGGATGCTTATGCAAAAAGGGATGCAAACGCAATCGGCGAACTTTTTACTGAAGATGCGGAGTTCTACGACGAATTTGGCGAGCAGACCGAAGGGCGTGGGGCAATCGTGGCGATGTTCCAGGACGTGTTCGACACAGACGCGCAAGCGATGATTGAAGGAATCGTCATCGAACGCGTGAAGCACATCAGCGACGACGTCGTGATTGAGTCAGGCGAGGTCGTTGCTTCCGACTACGATGATGGTCCCCTTTATCGAAACAAATATGTTGCGATCCATAAAAAAGACAAAGACGGGACGTGGCGGATAAATACGCTCAAAGACCTCCCGCGCGAGGAAGCAAGCCGGCAAGAACAGCTGGCTCAATTGTCCTGGTTAATCGGGGAGTGGGTCAATGAAGATCGCGATTCGGTGGTGCATACGGATTGCGAATTTTCGGAGGACGGAAACTTTCTATTGCGGCGATTCACAGTGGAAACTTACGACGGTCGCACTTTGGACGGCCTGCAGCGTATCGGTTGGGACGGAGATCAGAAGAAGCTGCGGTCCTGGACGTTCGATTCGGAAGGGGGCTACCTCACTGGCGAATGGACGCGCGACGGAAACCGTTGGCTGCTGATCAATTCGGGAGTCAATGCTGACGGCAAAGCGGTTTCGGGAACCGCCGTTTACACCGTGATCGATGCGGAAATGGTGACGTGGCAGTTGCAGAATATCGTCGTGGGCAAGGAGATCATCGGCACAGGGCCGCTGGTGACCATGGTTCCCCGACCGCCCGAGCCAAAGAGCACAGCCAAATAG
- a CDS encoding efflux RND transporter periplasmic adaptor subunit: MTPVPVPPPEVTVAEPLQREIILSREFSGRVEAKESVEIRARVTGYITEVNFVEGDIVEEGTVLFTIDARPFQEALNSANAEIDRWKAAIAKNESDLARQTQLLKSGAGLQEDFDQAKALVLESKAGLSGAQADVEKAQLNLDFTKVTAPVKGRVGRALVTKGNLITADQTLGTPLTTLVSVTPMYVYFDVDEFTILEVRKQSRIKNPDVPNVPVREQNWPVFIGLANETGFPHEGFIDFVDNQVDTSTGTVRLRGKFVNTDEYLRAGLFVRVRVPLSDGPQAKLLVPNTAIGTDLNLKYVMVVNAENRVEKRPVELGVLTDDGLQVVESGLSESDWVVINGLQRVRDGGEVNATKGKITPPKLVPESE; encoded by the coding sequence GTGACCCCGGTCCCGGTGCCACCACCTGAAGTGACAGTCGCTGAGCCACTTCAGCGGGAAATTATACTGTCGCGGGAGTTTTCCGGTCGCGTGGAAGCGAAGGAGAGCGTGGAGATTCGCGCGCGAGTGACCGGTTATATCACTGAGGTGAATTTCGTCGAAGGGGACATCGTCGAAGAAGGAACTGTGCTGTTCACAATCGACGCCCGGCCTTTCCAGGAAGCGCTGAACTCTGCGAATGCGGAGATCGATCGCTGGAAGGCGGCCATCGCTAAAAACGAATCCGACTTGGCTCGCCAAACTCAACTGCTGAAGTCCGGCGCTGGTTTGCAGGAAGACTTCGATCAGGCCAAGGCACTCGTGTTGGAATCAAAAGCGGGGCTGAGCGGCGCTCAAGCGGATGTTGAAAAGGCGCAACTCAATCTGGATTTCACGAAGGTCACGGCACCGGTCAAAGGCCGCGTCGGTCGCGCCCTCGTCACCAAAGGAAATTTGATCACCGCCGATCAAACATTGGGGACGCCGCTGACGACGTTGGTTAGTGTCACTCCGATGTATGTTTATTTCGATGTGGATGAATTTACGATTCTCGAAGTTCGCAAACAGTCCCGAATAAAAAATCCCGATGTCCCCAATGTTCCGGTCCGCGAGCAAAATTGGCCGGTCTTTATCGGGTTGGCTAACGAAACGGGGTTTCCACACGAGGGATTTATTGACTTCGTCGACAATCAGGTCGACACCTCAACCGGAACTGTTCGGTTGCGGGGAAAGTTCGTCAACACCGACGAATATCTCAGAGCGGGTCTATTTGTCCGTGTGCGTGTGCCACTCTCCGATGGGCCGCAAGCGAAATTGCTCGTCCCGAATACCGCTATTGGTACGGATCTCAATTTGAAGTACGTCATGGTGGTCAATGCAGAGAATCGGGTTGAGAAGAGGCCCGTAGAATTGGGAGTTCTGACCGACGATGGCTTACAGGTCGTCGAGTCCGGCTTGTCGGAAAGTGATTGGGTGGTCATCAACGGGCTGCAACGCGTCCGCGATGGTGGCGAAGTGAATGCGACTAAAGGCAAGATCACGCCGCCGAAGTTGGTTCCCGAATCCGAGTAA
- a CDS encoding calcium-binding protein has translation MAGSIDLDGGVITIEGTESNDAVTVSTMGRQLQVSLTHGDEIHTQNFDIDTITEVNFNGYEGNDSFTNHTNIRSVVNGGSGNDTLRGGTGSDLLIGEMGVDMLYGGADNDTLNGGGNGDYLFGESGHDVLFGEGGTDFLDAGEGNDTLNGGSGNDTLHGGAGDDVMSGDWGHDVIFGDLGNDSLYGGSGNDRLYGGDGNDSLNGDAGNDSMWGGRGWDRFDGGDGFDRIRDWMFKFQNDQFSFESMTGVEWLM, from the coding sequence ATGGCCGGGTCGATTGACTTAGATGGAGGCGTGATCACTATTGAAGGAACTGAAAGTAACGACGCGGTTACGGTATCCACAATGGGGCGCCAACTCCAAGTCTCATTGACACATGGAGACGAAATACATACGCAGAACTTTGACATCGATACGATCACTGAAGTGAACTTTAACGGTTACGAGGGCAATGATTCCTTCACAAACCATACGAATATCAGATCTGTTGTGAACGGTGGCAGTGGCAACGATACGTTGCGAGGGGGAACCGGGAGCGATCTGTTAATCGGCGAGATGGGCGTCGACATGTTGTACGGTGGAGCCGACAACGACACATTGAACGGCGGCGGCAACGGTGACTACCTGTTCGGTGAATCAGGCCACGATGTATTATTCGGGGAAGGTGGAACTGATTTCCTAGACGCAGGAGAAGGAAATGACACGCTCAACGGGGGATCTGGCAATGACACACTTCACGGGGGAGCTGGCGATGATGTCATGTCTGGAGACTGGGGCCATGATGTCATATTTGGGGACCTCGGCAATGACTCCTTATACGGCGGATCCGGCAACGACAGGTTGTATGGCGGCGACGGTAACGACTCGCTGAACGGAGATGCGGGCAACGACTCCATGTGGGGCGGACGTGGCTGGGACCGCTTCGACGGTGGTGACGGTTTTGATCGCATCAGAGACTGGATGTTCAAATTCCAGAATGATCAGTTCAGCTTCGAGTCGATGACCGGTGTCGAATGGCTCATGTAA